A portion of the Wolbachia endosymbiont of Oedothorax gibbosus genome contains these proteins:
- a CDS encoding IS982 family transposase: MNKNVTELFCFVDDFCKAINKNFAEKLLPNSKKPTRTPEITHSEILTIILLYQQSRCEDFKSFYTYYLKALYGSEFQNLPTYSRFIRLKPRVLWYLALLLQWLCEQSKMTGISYIDATSIAVCHPKRISRNKVFKGLAKLGKTTYGWFFGFKLHMVINEKGEIQGVTLTKGNVDDRKPVPKLTEKLTGLLFGDKGYIKKELFAKLFDRGLKLVTKVKKGMKNTLMLLEEKIFLRKRSIIETVFGYLKDRLELEHSRHRSPINFLVHVFSTLVSYSMKPKKPCISRFYYID, translated from the coding sequence ATGAATAAAAATGTAACAGAATTATTTTGCTTTGTAGACGATTTTTGCAAGGCTATAAACAAAAATTTCGCAGAAAAACTCCTGCCAAACAGTAAAAAACCTACCAGAACGCCAGAGATTACGCATTCTGAAATTCTTACTATAATTTTACTTTATCAACAATCTAGATGTGAGGACTTTAAATCTTTCTATACATATTATTTGAAAGCACTATATGGATCTGAGTTTCAAAATTTGCCAACATATAGTAGATTTATTAGGCTAAAACCGAGGGTTTTATGGTATTTAGCATTACTTTTGCAATGGCTATGTGAGCAGTCGAAAATGACAGGGATTTCGTACATAGATGCAACATCTATCGCTGTTTGCCATCCAAAAAGAATCTCAAGAAACAAAGTTTTCAAAGGATTGGCAAAGCTTGGAAAGACTACATATGGCTGGTTTTTTGGTTTTAAATTGCATATGGTAATTAATGAAAAAGGTGAAATTCAAGGAGTTACACTTACTAAAGGTAACGTTGACGACAGAAAACCAGTACCAAAATTAACTGAAAAACTGACTGGTCTTTTGTTTGGTGATAAGGGCTATATAAAGAAAGAGCTCTTTGCAAAACTCTTCGATAGAGGACTAAAACTCGTTACCAAAGTAAAAAAAGGTATGAAAAACACATTAATGCTACTTGAAGAAAAGATTTTTTTAAGAAAAAGGTCGATTATTGAAACAGTTTTTGGCTACCTAAAAGACAGACTTGAGCTTGAGCATTCAAGGCACAGGTCTCCAATAAATTTCTTGGTGCACGTCTTTTCCACATTAGTTTCATATTCCATGAAGCCTAAAAAGCCCTGTATTTCTAGATTTTACTATATTGATTAA
- a CDS encoding MFS transporter, which yields MQRNFFIWLLASLFYAYQYILRVIPNVVVPELMVRFNIGTTEIGQFCGLYYIGYVLAHIPVGILLDRFGSKVVIPICIALTSLGALPLVVSDNWSCSVVGRILTGIGSSASVLGLFKVISIYYCREKFAVMFSISAIIGISGGIFATKPLHILFDKFGWDYVLIAFITLGLLLALTTFISIPKADTSDRVDIKNLSKIIFNKNVLLVSLFGGFMIGPLEGFADAWSTTFLYEMYAIDRHVAYSISKWILIGFSLGVLLLPHILARYPGRHYEIIIFCAMAMIIMFLLLFMCDVNLLLACILLFIIGFACAYQVALTDKVVSCVKNDSVASAGSISNAIVMSFGYFFHTVIAGIMNFYWDGKMVDEIPFYGANVMIKSMSIIPVCLLIGMIGFLSLKIISCKKSLPNLKN from the coding sequence TTGCAGAGAAATTTTTTCATATGGTTGCTAGCATCGCTGTTCTATGCATACCAATACATATTACGTGTAATTCCAAATGTTGTAGTTCCTGAATTGATGGTAAGGTTTAATATAGGAACAACGGAGATAGGACAATTTTGTGGACTATACTACATAGGTTATGTGTTAGCACATATTCCTGTGGGTATTTTGTTGGATAGGTTTGGTTCTAAAGTTGTTATACCAATTTGCATAGCATTAACATCTTTAGGTGCTTTACCTTTGGTCGTTTCCGACAATTGGAGTTGTTCTGTTGTTGGAAGAATACTTACTGGTATTGGATCTTCTGCTTCAGTACTTGGACTTTTTAAAGTGATAAGTATCTATTACTGCAGAGAAAAGTTTGCCGTAATGTTTAGTATATCAGCTATTATTGGCATTTCGGGTGGTATATTTGCCACTAAACCATTACATATCTTATTTGATAAATTTGGATGGGATTATGTACTTATTGCATTTATAACACTTGGACTATTGCTTGCTTTAACTACTTTTATATCTATACCTAAAGCTGATACTTCAGATAGAGTAGATATTAAAAATTTAAGCAAGATTATATTCAATAAGAATGTTTTATTGGTAAGTTTGTTTGGTGGTTTTATGATTGGACCATTAGAAGGCTTTGCAGATGCATGGTCCACAACATTTTTGTATGAGATGTATGCTATAGATAGACACGTTGCATATAGCATTTCAAAATGGATACTAATAGGCTTTAGTCTTGGAGTTTTGTTACTTCCTCATATATTAGCAAGGTACCCAGGTAGGCACTATGAAATAATAATTTTTTGTGCTATGGCTATGATAATTATGTTCTTATTGCTTTTTATGTGTGATGTTAATCTACTGTTAGCATGTATATTGCTGTTCATTATCGGCTTTGCTTGTGCGTATCAAGTTGCTTTGACCGATAAAGTTGTGTCTTGTGTAAAAAATGATTCAGTAGCAAGCGCAGGGTCCATAAGTAATGCTATAGTTATGAGTTTTGGTTATTTTTTTCATACCGTTATTGCAGGAATAATGAATTTTTATTGGGATGGTAAAATGGTTGATGAAATTCCATTTTATGGAGCTAATGTAATGATTAAATCTATGTCGATAATACCTGTATGCTTATTGATAGGAATGATAGGCTTTTTGTCGCTTAAGATTATAAGCTGCAAGAAGAGCTTGCCAAATTTAAAAAATTGA
- a CDS encoding MFS transporter has translation MLQRNFLIWLLASLFYAYQYILRVIPNIIAPELITKFNISITDVGQFGGLYYIGYTLAHIPVGLALDRFGPKFVLPACIVLTFTGTLPLICFDEWYYSILGRIIVGIGSSASAIGLFKVASMYFSQEKSARMASLSIVIGLLGAIYGGLPLDFLLNKFGWNYVIYTFSAFGCLLALLLFLITPNSNMEESRNDNILQDLKTVLFNKHIILISFFGGLMVGPLEGFADGWAKAFLCEAYQMTGDLASSLSSFMFIGMGAGSFFLAYLLEKYPDKHYEVIIACSFAMIASFLLLFMQAGGLYVVLPALLVIGFASGYQVITIYKAISYVNNNLVGLATAVSNMIVMVFGYFFHTGIAKIIDLCWDRTVIQGNPVYGAELLIKATSIIPVCLLLAVFGFMWLKKRS, from the coding sequence ATGCTACAGAGGAATTTTTTAATCTGGTTGTTGGCGTCACTGTTTTATGCGTACCAATATATATTACGTGTAATACCAAACATAATTGCGCCTGAATTGATAACAAAATTTAACATAAGTATTACAGACGTTGGTCAATTTGGTGGCCTGTATTATATAGGCTATACGCTTGCTCACATACCTGTTGGTCTTGCTCTTGATAGATTTGGGCCAAAGTTTGTTTTGCCTGCATGCATTGTCTTGACATTTACTGGGACATTGCCGCTGATATGTTTTGATGAGTGGTATTACTCAATACTTGGTAGAATAATTGTCGGAATTGGGTCATCCGCTTCAGCAATTGGGCTTTTTAAAGTTGCAAGTATGTATTTTTCACAAGAAAAATCAGCAAGGATGGCTAGTTTATCTATAGTAATAGGGTTACTGGGAGCAATTTATGGTGGATTACCTCTAGACTTTTTGCTCAATAAATTTGGTTGGAATTATGTTATATATACTTTCTCAGCATTTGGGTGCTTGCTTGCCCTACTTTTATTCTTAATAACGCCAAACAGTAACATGGAGGAGAGTAGAAATGACAATATACTTCAAGATTTAAAAACTGTACTTTTCAATAAACATATCATTCTAATCAGCTTTTTTGGTGGCTTAATGGTTGGACCATTAGAAGGTTTTGCTGATGGTTGGGCAAAAGCGTTCTTATGTGAAGCATATCAAATGACCGGGGACCTGGCATCTTCGCTTTCTTCCTTTATGTTTATAGGTATGGGAGCTGGATCATTCTTTCTCGCTTATTTACTGGAGAAGTATCCAGACAAACATTACGAGGTGATTATTGCGTGTTCTTTTGCAATGATCGCTAGCTTTCTCTTGCTTTTTATGCAAGCTGGCGGTTTATATGTTGTACTACCTGCACTTCTTGTTATCGGTTTTGCATCTGGGTATCAGGTAATTACTATTTATAAGGCAATAAGTTATGTAAATAATAACTTGGTGGGTTTAGCTACAGCTGTATCAAACATGATAGTTATGGTTTTTGGCTATTTTTTTCACACTGGGATCGCAAAAATAATAGATTTGTGTTGGGATAGAACAGTAATACAAGGAAATCCTGTGTATGGTGCTGAGTTGCTGATAAAAGCAACATCAATTATTCCTGTGTGTCTACTCTTAGCTGTTTTTGGGTTTATGTGGCTAAAAAAACGGTCTTAA
- a CDS encoding DMT family transporter: protein MAWVYLLLAGLVEIIWTTALKYSNGFTRVIPVVIILVSGSVSLYWLSLAMKSIPLGTSYAVWTGIGSIGAAIIGIIFFNDPVNFGRLLSLAFVILGIVGLKVFTK from the coding sequence ATGGCTTGGGTGTATTTGTTATTAGCTGGCTTGGTTGAGATAATATGGACCACAGCACTAAAATATAGCAATGGCTTTACTCGTGTTATACCTGTAGTAATTATCTTAGTTAGCGGTTCTGTAAGTCTTTACTGGCTGTCGTTAGCAATGAAGTCTATTCCCCTTGGTACATCTTATGCAGTTTGGACTGGTATAGGTTCCATAGGTGCAGCAATAATAGGAATAATATTTTTTAATGATCCGGTAAATTTTGGACGCTTGCTTTCTCTTGCTTTTGTAATACTGGGTATTGTGGGTTTGAAGGTGTTTACTAAATAA
- a CDS encoding pyridoxal phosphate-dependent aminotransferase, whose translation MSDLAKRMSLIKPSPTIAVADKANKLKNEGKKICVLAAGEPDFDTPDHIKKAAIQAISEGKTKYTAVDGTRELKEAIINKLRKDNNLEYTLNQICVGTGAKQVLFNLFMATINSGDEVIIPAPYWVSYVDMVNLFGGLPVVVECKQNFKLTAELLKSRITKKTKWLILNSPNNPAGAVYTYDELKDMAQILLEYPHVNIVTDDIYEHIIYDGKFFTIAQVEPKLYDRVFVVNGVSKAYAMTGWRIGYIAGKSDVVKAISTLQSQSTSNPNSIAQAAAAAALNGDHIFLKERTRIFKSRRDFMVEKINSAPGLSASVPQGAFYLFVSCEGLLSKSTESGKIINNDLDFTEYLLEDHLVAVVPGIAFGLENFIRISYATSQEQLEIGCNSIIKACEMLS comes from the coding sequence ATGTCAGACCTTGCAAAAAGAATGTCTCTAATAAAACCATCACCTACGATTGCTGTAGCCGATAAGGCAAATAAGTTAAAAAATGAAGGAAAAAAGATCTGTGTTTTAGCTGCAGGAGAACCGGATTTTGACACTCCAGATCATATAAAAAAAGCAGCTATTCAAGCAATAAGTGAAGGTAAAACTAAATATACCGCTGTTGATGGAACGCGTGAACTGAAAGAAGCAATAATCAATAAGTTAAGAAAGGATAATAACCTCGAGTACACGCTTAATCAAATCTGTGTTGGTACAGGCGCTAAGCAGGTGTTATTCAATTTGTTCATGGCAACAATTAACTCTGGAGATGAAGTTATTATTCCAGCTCCTTATTGGGTTTCATATGTTGATATGGTAAATCTTTTTGGGGGCTTACCAGTTGTAGTGGAATGCAAACAAAATTTTAAACTGACAGCGGAATTATTGAAAAGCAGGATAACTAAAAAAACTAAATGGTTAATTCTTAACTCACCGAACAATCCTGCAGGAGCTGTGTACACATATGATGAATTGAAAGACATGGCACAAATATTACTTGAATATCCACATGTGAATATTGTTACAGATGATATTTATGAGCATATAATATACGACGGAAAATTTTTTACTATCGCTCAGGTTGAGCCAAAGCTTTACGACAGAGTTTTTGTGGTCAATGGAGTATCAAAAGCATATGCAATGACAGGCTGGAGAATAGGGTATATTGCAGGTAAAAGTGATGTAGTAAAAGCTATTTCTACACTGCAGTCTCAGAGCACTTCTAACCCAAATTCGATAGCACAAGCAGCAGCAGCAGCAGCATTAAACGGTGACCATATTTTTTTGAAAGAAAGAACAAGGATTTTTAAGAGTCGTAGAGATTTTATGGTGGAAAAGATAAATTCTGCTCCGGGATTATCAGCGTCTGTTCCACAAGGTGCGTTTTATTTATTTGTCTCATGTGAAGGATTGCTCAGTAAAAGCACAGAAAGTGGTAAGATAATAAATAATGATTTAGATTTTACTGAATACTTACTGGAAGACCATTTAGTTGCTGTAGTTCCAGGGATTGCATTTGGTCTGGAAAATTTTATCAGAATTTCTTATGCAACCTCCCAAGAACAATTAGAAATTGGGTGCAACAGTATTATTAAAGCATGTGAAATGCTAAGTTAA
- the hemE gene encoding uroporphyrinogen decarboxylase codes for MESSKTTIAKVIKQNEPGERVPVWLMRQAGRSLPEYRKAVESMGNFMEMCYNTDLVAELTLQPVTRFDVDAAIIFSDILIIADVLGCDVNFVRGVGPIIKPVGSPKELKSPQDIETKTLPILNAIKKVRSQLPQEKSLIGFAGGPWTVASYIIEGGSSKNFSKILNFCPSFLKEIIERITEATIIYLIKQIEFGADVIQLFDSNAGALSEPLFKGYVIEPTKKIVSAIKSKFHDFPMIGFPRSAGNLYKDYCEQTGVSAVSIDYNVPIEWAKANLKIPLQGNLSPNLLAYNKMEAIKEAKRIIDCFRDLPFIFNLGHGVLPDTPVENIAALINLVKSY; via the coding sequence TTGGAAAGCAGCAAAACAACGATAGCAAAAGTTATCAAACAAAATGAGCCAGGTGAAAGAGTGCCTGTTTGGCTAATGCGTCAGGCTGGTAGGTCTCTTCCTGAATACCGCAAAGCAGTGGAAAGCATGGGTAATTTCATGGAGATGTGCTACAACACAGATTTGGTTGCAGAATTAACATTGCAGCCAGTAACAAGATTTGATGTAGATGCGGCGATAATTTTTTCAGACATTTTAATAATCGCTGATGTTTTAGGTTGTGACGTGAACTTCGTACGCGGTGTAGGTCCAATAATAAAACCCGTAGGAAGTCCTAAAGAATTGAAAAGTCCACAAGACATTGAAACTAAAACTTTACCAATTCTAAACGCTATAAAAAAAGTCAGAAGCCAATTACCACAAGAAAAATCTCTCATAGGATTTGCTGGAGGACCGTGGACAGTAGCTTCATACATTATAGAAGGCGGAAGCAGTAAAAATTTTTCTAAAATATTAAATTTTTGCCCTTCATTTTTGAAAGAAATAATTGAACGAATAACGGAAGCAACAATTATTTATCTGATTAAACAGATAGAGTTTGGAGCAGATGTTATTCAGCTATTTGATAGTAATGCTGGTGCATTATCGGAACCGTTATTCAAAGGATATGTTATAGAACCAACAAAAAAAATTGTTTCAGCAATAAAGAGTAAGTTTCATGATTTTCCAATGATAGGTTTTCCAAGGTCTGCTGGAAATCTTTATAAGGATTACTGCGAACAAACAGGTGTATCTGCAGTAAGTATAGATTATAATGTTCCAATAGAATGGGCAAAGGCGAATCTAAAAATCCCTCTACAAGGAAATCTTTCTCCTAATCTTTTAGCCTATAATAAAATGGAAGCAATAAAAGAGGCGAAACGTATAATAGATTGCTTTAGAGATTTACCCTTCATATTTAATCTCGGACATGGAGTACTCCCTGATACTCCGGTTGAAAATATTGCTGCGTTGATAAACCTGGTAAAAAGCTACTAG